In one window of Escherichia coli DSM 30083 = JCM 1649 = ATCC 11775 DNA:
- the kduI gene encoding 5-dehydro-4-deoxy-D-glucuronate isomerase, with protein MDVRQSIHSAHAKTLDTQGLRNEFLVEKVFVADEYTMVYSHIDRIIVGGIMPVTKTVSVGGEVGKQLGVSYFLERRELGVINIGGAGTITVDGQCYEIGHRDALYVGKGAKEVVFASIDTATPAKFYYNCAPAHTTYPTKKVTPDEVSPVTLGDNLTSNRRTINKYFVPDVLETCQLSMGLTELAPGNLWNTMPCHTHERRMEVYFYFNMDDDACVFHMMGQPQETRHIVMHNEQAVISPSWSIHSGVGTKAYTFIWGMVGENQVFDDMDHVAVKDLR; from the coding sequence GTGGACGTAAGACAGAGCATCCACAGTGCGCACGCAAAAACGCTGGATACCCAGGGGCTGCGCAATGAATTTTTGGTTGAAAAGGTATTTGTCGCCGATGAGTACACCATGGTTTACAGCCACATTGACCGTATTATTGTTGGCGGCATTATGCCGGTAACTAAAACGGTTTCCGTTGGCGGGGAAGTTGGTAAACAACTCGGCGTAAGCTATTTCCTTGAACGTCGCGAGTTAGGTGTTATCAATATTGGCGGTGCCGGTACGATTACTGTCGATGGTCAATGCTATGAAATCGGTCACCGCGACGCCCTGTATGTTGGTAAAGGTGCAAAAGAAGTTGTCTTTGCCAGTATTGATACCGCCACTCCGGCGAAGTTTTATTACAATTGCGCACCCGCGCATACGACGTATCCCACCAAAAAAGTCACACCGGACGAAGTATCTCCAGTCACGTTAGGCGATAACCTCACCAGTAACCGTCGCACGATTAACAAATATTTTGTCCCGGATGTGCTGGAAACCTGCCAATTGAGTATGGGGCTGACGGAGCTGGCTCCAGGTAACTTGTGGAACACCATGCCGTGTCACACCCACGAGCGCCGGATGGAAGTTTATTTCTATTTCAATATGGATGATGACGCCTGCGTTTTCCACATGATGGGGCAACCGCAAGAAACGCGTCACATTGTGATGCATAACGAGCAGGCGGTGATCTCCCCGAGCTGGTCGATCCATTCCGGCGTCGGAACCAAAGCTTATACCTTTATCTGGGGCATGGTCGGTGAAAACCAGGTTTTTGATGATATGGACCATGTGGCCGTTAAAGATTTGCGCTAG
- the kduD gene encoding 2-dehydro-3-deoxy-D-gluconate 5-dehydrogenase KduD: MILSAFSLEGKVAVVTGCDTGLGQGMALGLAQAGCDIVGINIVEPTETIKQVTALGRRFLSLTADLRKIDGIPALLDRAVAEFGHIDILVNNAGLIRREDALEFSEKDWDDVMNLNIKSVFFMSQAAAKHFIAQGNGGKIINIASMLSFQGGIRVPSYTASKSGVMGVTRLMANEWAKHNINVNAIAPGYMATNNTQQLRADEQRSAEILDRIPAGRWGLPSDLMGPVVFLASSASDYVNGYTIAVDGGWLAR, encoded by the coding sequence ATGATTTTAAGTGCATTTTCTCTCGAAGGTAAAGTTGCGGTCGTCACTGGTTGTGATACTGGGCTGGGCCAGGGGATGGCGTTGGGGCTGGCGCAAGCGGGCTGTGACATTGTTGGCATTAACATCGTTGAACCGACTGAAACCATCAAGCAGGTCACGGCGCTGGGGCGTCGTTTTTTAAGCCTGACCGCCGATCTGCGAAAGATTGATGGCATTCCAGCACTGCTGGATCGCGCGGTAGCTGAGTTTGGTCATATTGATATCCTGGTGAATAACGCCGGATTGATTCGCCGCGAAGACGCTCTCGAATTCAGCGAAAAAGACTGGGACGATGTCATGAACCTGAATATCAAGAGCGTATTCTTCATGTCTCAGGCAGCGGCGAAACACTTTATCGCGCAAGGCAATGGCGGCAAGATTATCAATATCGCGTCAATGCTCTCCTTCCAGGGCGGGATCCGTGTGCCTTCTTATACCGCATCAAAAAGCGGCGTGATGGGCGTGACGCGATTGATGGCGAATGAATGGGCTAAACACAACATTAATGTTAATGCGATAGCTCCGGGTTACATGGCGACCAACAATACTCAACAACTGCGGGCAGATGAACAACGTAGCGCGGAAATTCTCGACCGCATTCCAGCTGGTCGTTGGGGACTGCCGAGTGACCTGATGGGGCCGGTAGTGTTTCTTGCCTCCAGCGCTTCAGATTATGTAAATGGTTATACCATTGCTGTGGATGGCGGTTGGCTGGCGCGTTAA
- the yqeF gene encoding acetyl-CoA C-acetyltransferase — protein MKDVVIVGALRTPIGCFRGALAGHSAVELGSLVVKALIERTGVPAYAVDEVILGQVLTAGAGQNPARQSAIKGGLPNSVSAITINDVCGSGLKALHLATQAIQCGEADIVIAGGQENMSRAPHVLTDSRTGAQLGNSQLVDSLVHDGLWDAFNDYHIGVTAENLAREYGISRQLQDAYALSSQQKARAAIDAGRFKDEIVPVITQSNGQTLVVDTDEQPRTDTSAEGLARLNPSFDSLGSVTAGNASSINDGAAAVMMMSEAKARALNLPVLARIRAFASVGVDPALMGIAPVYATRRCLERVGWQLADVDLIEANEAFAAQALSVGKMLEWDERRVNVNGGAIALGHPIGASGCRILVSLVHEMVKRNARKGLATLCIGGGQGVALTIERDE, from the coding sequence ATGAAAGACGTTGTGATTGTCGGGGCGTTACGGACACCTATCGGCTGCTTTCGTGGTGCGTTAGCGGGTCATTCCGCCGTGGAACTTGGCAGCCTGGTCGTCAAAGCGTTAATAGAACGTACCGGGGTTCCTGCATATGCGGTGGATGAAGTGATTCTTGGTCAGGTGTTGACTGCAGGGGCAGGGCAGAATCCGGCAAGACAATCGGCTATTAAAGGTGGTCTTCCTAATAGCGTTTCTGCAATCACTATTAATGACGTTTGTGGTTCCGGGCTTAAAGCACTGCATCTGGCTACTCAGGCGATACAGTGTGGCGAGGCTGATATTGTCATCGCCGGTGGCCAGGAAAACATGAGCCGCGCACCACATGTTCTGACTGATAGCCGCACCGGCGCACAGCTTGGCAATAGCCAGTTGGTTGATAGTCTTGTGCATGATGGGTTGTGGGATGCCTTCAATGATTATCATATTGGTGTCACCGCCGAAAATCTGGCTCGCGAATATGGCATCAGCCGTCAGTTGCAGGATGCTTACGCACTTAGCTCGCAACAAAAAGCGCGAGCGGCGATTGACGCCGGACGATTTAAAGATGAGATCGTCCCGGTAATAACCCAAAGTAACGGTCAGACGTTGGTTGTTGATACCGATGAACAGCCACGCACTGACACCAGCGCAGAAGGCTTAGCCCGTTTAAATCCTTCATTTGATAGTCTCGGTTCTGTGACAGCGGGTAATGCATCATCCATAAACGATGGGGCAGCTGCAGTAATGATGATGAGCGAAGCCAAAGCACGAGCGTTGAATTTACCCGTGCTGGCCCGCATCCGCGCATTTGCCAGCGTTGGTGTGGATCCGGCATTGATGGGAATTGCTCCGGTGTATGCGACCCGCCGTTGCCTGGAGCGTGTTGGCTGGCAGTTGGCTGATGTCGATCTTATCGAGGCTAATGAAGCGTTTGCTGCACAGGCGCTTTCGGTTGGCAAGATGCTTGAATGGGATGAGCGTCGGGTCAATGTTAATGGTGGTGCGATCGCACTCGGTCACCCGATAGGCGCTTCCGGTTGCCGAATCCTGGTTTCTCTTGTTCATGAAATGGTGAAACGTAATGCCCGCAAAGGACTGGCAACGCTTTGTATCGGCGGAGGCCAGGGTGTGGCATTGACCATTGAACGTGACGAGTAG
- the yqeG gene encoding amino acid permease, which translates to MSNIWSKEETLWSFALYGTAVGAGTLFLPIQLGSAGAVVLFITALVAWPLTYWPHKALCQFILSSKTSAGEGITGAVTHYYGKKIGNLITTLYFIAFFVVVLIYAVAITNSLTEQLAKHMVIDLRIRMLVSLGVVLILNLIFLMGRHATIRVMGFLVFPLIAYFLFLSIYLVGSWQPDLLTTQVEFNQNTLHQIWISIPVMVFAFSHTPIISTFAIDRREKYGEHAMDKCKKIMKVAYLIICISVLFFVFSCLLSIPPSYIEAAKEEGVTILSALSMLPNAPAWLSISGIIVAVVAMSKSFLGTYFGVIEGATEVVKTTLQQVGVKKSRAFNRALSIMLVSLITFIVCCINPNAISMIYAISGPLIAMILFIMPTLSTYLIPALKPWRSIGNLITLIVGILCVSVMFFS; encoded by the coding sequence ATGTCTAATATTTGGTCAAAAGAAGAAACTCTGTGGAGTTTCGCGCTCTACGGCACAGCCGTTGGTGCAGGCACGCTCTTCCTTCCTATTCAGTTAGGTTCGGCGGGGGCTGTGGTCCTGTTTATTACTGCTCTGGTCGCCTGGCCTTTAACATATTGGCCACATAAAGCCTTATGCCAGTTCATCCTCTCATCGAAAACATCAGCAGGTGAAGGGATAACGGGCGCGGTAACACACTACTATGGCAAGAAGATTGGTAATCTGATTACCACGCTGTACTTCATCGCCTTTTTTGTCGTCGTGTTGATATATGCAGTGGCAATTACCAACTCACTTACAGAACAGCTGGCAAAGCATATGGTTATTGATCTTCGCATCCGTATGTTGGTGAGTCTGGGGGTTGTATTAATCCTGAATCTCATTTTTCTGATGGGACGCCATGCCACTATTCGGGTAATGGGATTTTTGGTATTCCCATTGATTGCCTATTTCTTATTTCTTTCTATTTACCTGGTCGGTAGTTGGCAACCTGATCTATTAACAACCCAGGTAGAGTTCAATCAGAATACCCTTCACCAGATATGGATATCGATTCCCGTGATGGTTTTCGCTTTTAGCCATACGCCCATTATTTCTACGTTTGCCATAGACAGACGTGAAAAATATGGCGAACACGCTATGGATAAATGCAAAAAAATTATGAAAGTCGCTTATCTCATCATCTGCATAAGTGTATTGTTCTTTGTCTTTAGCTGCCTGCTTTCTATTCCACCTTCGTATATTGAAGCGGCTAAAGAAGAAGGGGTTACCATTTTATCGGCGCTTTCTATGCTGCCGAACGCCCCAGCATGGTTGTCAATTTCCGGGATTATTGTCGCAGTAGTTGCGATGTCGAAATCATTCCTGGGTACGTACTTTGGCGTTATTGAAGGTGCCACAGAGGTTGTCAAAACAACATTACAGCAGGTTGGTGTAAAGAAAAGTCGTGCATTTAACCGCGCACTATCAATTATGTTGGTATCGCTGATTACCTTCATTGTTTGTTGCATTAACCCGAACGCGATTTCGATGATTTACGCGATCAGCGGCCCACTCATTGCCATGATACTTTTCATCATGCCTACGCTGTCAACGTATCTCATCCCGGCGCTTAAACCCTGGCGTTCCATCGGAAATCTGATTACGCTGATCGTGGGTATCCTGTGCGTATCGGTAATGTTCTTTAGCTAA
- the xdhA gene encoding xanthine dehydrogenase molybdenum-binding subunit XdhA, whose amino-acid sequence MEAREATATGESCMRVDAIAKVTGRARYTDDYVMAGMCYAKYVRSPIAHGYAVSINDEQARSLPGVLAIFTWEDVPEIPFATAGHAWTLDENKRDTADRALLTRHVRHHGDAVAIVVARDELTAEKAAQLVSIEWQELPVITSPEAALAEDAAPIHNGGNLLKQSTMSTGNVQQTIDAADYQVQGHYQTPVIQHCHMESVTSLAWMEDDSRITIVSSTQIPHIVRRVVGQALDIPWSCVRVIKPFIGGGFGNKQDVLEEPMAAFLTSKLGGIPVKVSLSREECFLATRTRHAFTIDGQMGVNRDGTLKGYSLDVLSNTGAYASHGHSIASAGGNKVAYLYPRCAYAYSSKTCYTNLPSAGAMRGYGAPQVVFAVESMLDDAATALGIDPVEIRLRNAAREGDANPLTGKRIYSAGLPECLEKGRKIFEWEKRRAECQNQQGNLRRGVGVACFSYTSNTWPVGVEIAGARLLMNQDGTINVQSGATEIGQGADTVFSQMVAETVGVPVSDVRVISTQDTDVTPFDPGAFASRQSYVAAPALRSAALLLKEKIIAHAAVMLHQSAMNLTLIKGHIVLVERPEEPLMSLKDLAMDAFYHPERGGQLSAESSIKTTTNPPAFGCTFVDLTVDIALCKVTINRILNVHDSGHILNPLLAEGQVHGGMGMGIGWALFEEMIIDAKSGVVRNPNLLDYKMPTMPDLPQLESAFVEINEPQSAYGHKSLGEPPIIPVAAAIRNAVKMATGVAINTLPLTPKRLYEEFHLAGLI is encoded by the coding sequence ATGGAAGCGCGGGAAGCAACCGCTACGGGTGAATCATGCATGCGCGTCGATGCCATTGCTAAGGTCACCGGGCGAGCACGATATACTGACGATTATGTTATGGCGGGCATGTGTTACGCGAAATATGTACGTAGCCCTATCGCACATGGTTATGCCGTAAGTATTAATGATGAACAAGCCAGGAGTTTGCCGGGCGTCCTGGCGATTTTTACCTGGGAAGATGTGCCAGAAATCCCATTCGCCACGGCAGGGCATGCCTGGACACTTGACGAAAACAAGCGCGATACTGCCGATCGTGCCCTGCTAACGCGCCATGTTCGTCATCATGGCGACGCCGTTGCCATCGTCGTGGCCCGCGATGAACTCACGGCAGAAAAAGCGGCGCAATTGGTCAGCATTGAGTGGCAAGAATTACCCGTTATCACCTCGCCAGAAGCGGCGCTGGCAGAAGACGCTGCACCAATCCATAACGGTGGCAATTTACTGAAACAAAGCACGATGTCGACGGGTAATGTCCAACAAACAATCGATGCCGCCGACTACCAGGTACAGGGGCACTATCAGACTCCCGTTATTCAACATTGTCATATGGAAAGCGTGACATCGCTGGCATGGATGGAGGATGACTCGCGAATTACCATCGTTTCCAGCACCCAGATCCCGCACATTGTTCGCCGCGTGGTTGGTCAGGCGCTGGATATTCCCTGGTCATGCGTACGAGTCATCAAACCGTTTATCGGTGGCGGTTTTGGTAATAAACAGGATGTACTGGAAGAGCCAATGGCAGCATTCCTGACCAGCAAACTTGGCGGCATTCCGGTGAAAGTTTCCCTTAGCCGTGAAGAGTGTTTCCTCGCAACCCGTACCCGCCACGCTTTTACTATTGACGGGCAAATGGGCGTGAACCGCGACGGAACATTGAAAGGTTATAGTCTGGATGTTCTGTCTAACACCGGCGCTTATGCATCTCACGGGCACTCCATTGCTTCTGCTGGGGGGAATAAAGTCGCTTACCTTTATCCTCGTTGTGCCTACGCTTACAGTTCAAAGACCTGCTATACCAACCTCCCCTCGGCTGGTGCGATGCGTGGTTATGGCGCGCCACAAGTCGTATTTGCCGTTGAGTCTATGCTTGATGATGCCGCGACAGCGTTAGGTATTGATCCTGTTGAAATTCGTTTACGCAACGCCGCCCGCGAAGGAGATGCTAATCCGCTCACGGGAAAACGTATTTACAGCGCAGGGTTGCCGGAGTGTCTTGAAAAAGGCCGGAAAATCTTTGAATGGGAAAAACGCCGTGCAGAGTGCCAGAACCAGCAAGGCAATTTACGTCGTGGCGTTGGCGTCGCCTGTTTTAGCTACACCTCTAACACCTGGCCTGTCGGCGTAGAAATAGCAGGCGCGCGCCTGTTGATGAATCAGGATGGAACCATCAACGTGCAAAGCGGCGCGACGGAAATCGGCCAGGGTGCCGACACCGTGTTCTCGCAAATGGTGGCAGAAACCGTGGGAGTTCCGGTCAGCGATGTCCGCGTAATTTCGACACAAGACACCGACGTTACACCATTCGACCCCGGCGCATTTGCCTCACGTCAGAGCTATGTTGCCGCGCCTGCGCTGCGCAGTGCGGCACTGTTATTAAAAGAGAAAATCATCGCTCACGCCGCAGTCATGCTACATCAGTCAGCGATGAATCTGACCCTGATAAAAGGCCATATCGTGCTGGTTGAACGACCGGAAGAGCCGTTAATGTCGTTAAAAGATTTGGCGATGGACGCTTTCTACCACCCTGAACGCGGCGGGCAGCTCTCTGCCGAAAGCTCCATCAAAACCACCACTAACCCACCTGCGTTTGGCTGTACCTTTGTTGATCTGACGGTCGATATTGCACTGTGTAAAGTCACCATCAACCGCATCCTCAACGTTCATGATTCGGGCCATATTCTTAATCCGCTGCTGGCAGAAGGTCAGGTACACGGCGGAATGGGAATGGGCATTGGCTGGGCGCTATTTGAAGAGATGATCATCGATGCGAAAAGCGGCGTGGTCCGTAACCCCAATCTGCTGGATTACAAAATGCCGACCATGCCGGATCTGCCACAACTGGAAAGCGCGTTCGTCGAAATCAATGAGCCGCAATCCGCATACGGACATAAGTCACTGGGTGAGCCACCCATAATTCCTGTAGCCGCTGCTATTCGTAACGCGGTGAAGATGGCTACAGGTGTTGCAATCAATACACTGCCGCTAACGCCAAAACGATTATATGAAGAATTCCATCTGGCAGGATTGATTTGA
- the actS gene encoding amidase activator ActS, translating to MSAGRLNKKSLGIVMLLSVGLLLAGCSGSKSSDTGTYSGSVYTVKRGDTLYRISRTTGTSVKELARLNGISPPYTIEVGQKLKLGGAKSSSSTRKSTAKSTTKTASVTPSSAVPKSSWPPVGQRCWLWPTTGKVIMPYSTADGGNKGIDISAPRGTPIYAAGAGKVVYVGNQLRGYGNLIMIKHSEDYITAYAHNDTMLVNNGQSVKAGQKIATMGSTDAASVRLHFQIRYRATAIDPLRYLPPQGSKPKC from the coding sequence TTGAGTGCGGGACGCCTGAATAAAAAATCTCTGGGTATCGTGATGTTGTTATCGGTTGGACTGCTTTTGGCGGGCTGTTCGGGTAGCAAATCATCCGATACAGGAACGTATTCCGGCTCCGTTTACACCGTGAAACGGGGGGATACGCTATATCGTATTTCGCGCACCACGGGAACCAGCGTAAAAGAACTGGCGCGACTGAACGGCATTTCCCCCCCTTACACCATTGAAGTAGGTCAGAAACTAAAACTGGGTGGGGCGAAAAGTAGCAGTAGTACACGTAAATCAACCGCCAAATCAACGACCAAAACCGCATCGGTTACACCGTCATCAGCGGTACCGAAATCTTCCTGGCCGCCAGTAGGGCAACGTTGTTGGTTATGGCCAACGACAGGGAAAGTTATCATGCCGTATTCGACAGCAGATGGCGGCAATAAAGGGATTGATATCTCAGCTCCACGGGGTACACCTATTTACGCCGCGGGTGCAGGAAAGGTGGTGTATGTGGGCAACCAGCTGCGTGGCTACGGTAATCTCATCATGATTAAACACAGTGAAGATTACATTACGGCTTACGCTCATAATGACACGATGCTGGTAAATAATGGGCAAAGCGTGAAGGCTGGGCAAAAAATCGCTACCATGGGGAGCACTGATGCGGCATCTGTTCGCTTGCATTTCCAGATTCGTTACCGTGCAACGGCAATTGATCCGCTACGTTACTTGCCGCCTCAGGGCAGCAAGCCAAAATGCTGA